One stretch of Juglans microcarpa x Juglans regia isolate MS1-56 chromosome 3D, Jm3101_v1.0, whole genome shotgun sequence DNA includes these proteins:
- the LOC121254005 gene encoding NAC domain-containing protein 62-like: MSDSGLIGKKNFLVFYRVRCPGKKTNWVLHEYPKTLKELDATHPDLSAFVLCHLSYKHEKKSIKDPNFNDAGPAVSSPATSKSRLEESESELLLVSVFPASEVQATTTNIVVLMLQRINWENLPLPM, translated from the exons ATGTCTGATTCGGGATTGATTGGAAAGAAAAACTTTCTTGTATTCTATAGAGTTCGTTGTCCAGGCAAGAAAACCAATTGGGTATTGCATGAGTACCCCAAAACCCTGAAAGAACTCGATGCCACGCATCCCGATCTG AGCGCCTTTGTACTCTGTCATTTGTCTTATAAACACGAAAAAAAGAGTATTAAAGACCCAAACTTTAATGATGCTGGGCCTGCTGTTTCATCTCCCGCCACATCCAAATCTCGTCTTGAAGAATCAGAGTCTGAGCTACTTCTGGTCTCAGTATTCCCGGCATCAGAAGTGCAAGCTACTAC GACAAACATTGTTGTGCTCATGCTGCAGAGAATCAATTGGGAGAACTTACCACTACCGATGTGA